A section of the Candidatus Dormiibacterota bacterium genome encodes:
- a CDS encoding ABC transporter permease: MINSFKAEWRKLRQRPAVWVLGGIMLAALLLFGYAFNWIQLSFPSKNFHGEGGLTIAQLKTALYPIDFVKNSLEGVGIVGSILTLILGALVVGSEFGWGTVKTVYTQRPGRLQALAGQVGVVSVIAAIFTVAFYAVAALASLGIALGDHVAITWPAAIDILKALGATWLIFESWSLFGMALAFLFRQSAMAIGIGLAYVLAIEGILFRLLGGFDAGWVTTVEKFFLGQNASALIKSFGQPFPSPGAAAPIVTAGVAVLVLAVYALVFTGVSSLIVRTRDVT, from the coding sequence ATGATCAACAGTTTCAAAGCGGAATGGCGTAAGTTGCGGCAACGGCCGGCGGTCTGGGTGCTCGGCGGCATCATGCTGGCTGCGCTCTTGCTGTTCGGCTACGCGTTCAACTGGATCCAACTTTCTTTTCCCTCGAAGAACTTTCATGGCGAGGGAGGCCTGACCATCGCCCAACTGAAGACGGCGCTCTACCCGATCGACTTCGTCAAGAATTCGCTGGAGGGCGTCGGCATTGTTGGCAGCATCCTCACGTTGATTCTGGGCGCGCTCGTGGTCGGTAGTGAGTTTGGCTGGGGCACGGTGAAGACGGTCTACACACAGCGGCCTGGTCGGCTACAGGCGCTGGCCGGACAGGTGGGCGTCGTCAGCGTGATCGCCGCCATCTTTACGGTCGCGTTCTATGCAGTGGCCGCGCTTGCCAGCCTCGGCATCGCGCTCGGTGATCACGTGGCGATCACCTGGCCGGCCGCGATCGACATCCTCAAGGCACTGGGCGCGACCTGGCTGATCTTCGAGTCCTGGAGCCTGTTCGGCATGGCGCTCGCCTTTCTCTTCCGTCAGTCCGCGATGGCGATCGGCATCGGGCTCGCCTACGTGTTGGCCATCGAGGGCATCCTCTTCCGGCTGCTGGGCGGCTTCGACGCCGGCTGGGTGACGACGGTCGAGAAGTTCTTCCTTGGCCAGAACGCGTCGGCATTGATCAAGTCGTTCGGCCAGCCCTTCCCGAGCCCTGGAGCTGCGGCACCGATTGTTACCGCAGGTGTCGCGGTACTCGTCCTGGCTGTCTACGCGCTCGTCTTTACGGGCGTGAGCTCGCTGATCGTGCGCACTCGCGACGTCACATAA